A window of the Brassica napus cultivar Da-Ae chromosome C5, Da-Ae, whole genome shotgun sequence genome harbors these coding sequences:
- the LOC125587688 gene encoding uncharacterized protein LOC125587688: MVSQKLEICIELVKIGVVFVATVAESVEKAFRKPPPSLPAVHDSRRNNYADVPIPLVGFM, translated from the coding sequence ATGGTGTCTCAAAAGCTAGAGATCTGCATCGAATTAGTGAAGATTGGCGTCGTTTTTGTCGCCACTGTGGCTGAATCAGTAGAAAAAGCTTTCCGTAAGCCACCACCGTCGCTTCCGGCAGTTCATGATAGTCGCCGGAACAATTACGCCGACGTTCCTATTCCTCTCGTTGGATTCATGTGA
- the LOC111207982 gene encoding uncharacterized protein LOC111207982: MVEVKILKGDAPMAEKPVAKRANRKLKEVKLEDTTEVEQSPYDKLPFPQRVLTKAQKKVISKFRKDLSDIGVKLPEISGMREAHVQMMLIKDIVDHQAEVAELLNISTLKLDPTIIPKSLPKLESQGKFTLSCSLDTSSLTFGDSSSTTPIGVIKDFPLKIGSCTIPIDLTVLQMAIEKRVPLILGTPFLTTVGTCIDFANKKVTLLNVNKAVSYPIQSPLDVEYYGTITCGDPYIEKDPPSQLST; this comes from the exons ATGGTTGAAGTAAAGATTTTGAAGGGAGATGCACCCATGGCTGAGAAACCAGTTGCGAAGAGAGCTAACCGGAAGCTGAAAGAAGTCAAGCTGGAGGACACCACTGAGGTTGAGCAGTCACCCTATGACAAGCTCCCATTTCCACAAAGGGTCCTCACCAAAGCTCAAAAGAAGGTAATTTCCAAGTTCAGAAAAGACTTAAGTGATATTGGAGTTAAGCTTCCAGAGATCTCGGGTATGCGTGAGGCTCATGTCCAAATGATGCTCATCAAGGACATTGTAGACCACCAAGCAGAAGTAGCAGAGCTCCTCAACATTTCAACTTTGAAACTTGATCCAACCATCATACCAAAGTCTCTCCCTAAACTAGAATCCCAAGGGAAGTTCACCTTGTCCTGCTCCCTTG ATACTTCCTCTCTCACGTTTggggattcttcttctactacccCTATTGGCGTCATCAAGGATttccctttgaagattggaTCTTGCACCATCCCTATAGACCTCACTGTCTTGCAGATGGCAATTGAGAAGAGAGTTCCATTGATCCTGGGCACACCATTCCTTACTACTGTGGGTACTTGCATCGATtttgccaacaagaaggtcacactcctcAATGTCAACAAAGCTGTCTCTTACCCAATTCAGTCTCCACTGGATGTTGAGTATTATGGAACCATCACTTGTGGAGACCCCTACATTGAGAAGGATCCTCCTTCTCAACTTTCCACTTGA